One Alligator mississippiensis isolate rAllMis1 chromosome 1, rAllMis1, whole genome shotgun sequence genomic window carries:
- the DNAJB13 gene encoding dnaJ homolog subfamily B member 13 codes for MGQDYYGALELPRSAKDADIKKAYRKLALKNHPLKSKEPWAKEKFRQIAEAYDVLSDPVKKGVYDKFGEEGLKGGIPLEFGTENSWTVGYVFHGNPEKVFKEFFGGDNPFAEFFAEDGSDAMVAFGGLRGCGVAKQDPPIERDLYLSLEDLFYGCTKKIKISRRVMNEDGYTSTIKDKILTIDVHPGWKAGTRITFEKEGDQGPNIIPADIIFIVREKLHPRFRREDDNLLYVASIPLGQALIGCTVSVKTLDERLLNIPINDIVHPKYFKIVPGEGMPLPHDPTCKGDLIMCFDICFPRHLTPAKKQLLRQALLS; via the exons ATGGGGCAGGATTACTACGGGGCGCTGGAGCTGCCCCGCAGCGCCAAGGACGCGGACATCAAGAAGGC CTACCGCAAGCTGGCCTTGAAGAACCACCCTCTGAAAAGCAAAGAGCCGTGGGCCAAGGAGAAGTTCAGGCAGATCGCAGAGGCCTACGACGTGCTGAGCGACC CGGTGAAGAAGGGTGTGTACGACAAGTTTGGAGAGGAGGGTCTCAAAGGCGGCATCCCTCTGGAGTTTGGGACGGAGAACTCCTGGACTGTGGGCTACGTGTTTCACGGCAACCCCGAGAAGGTCTTCAAGGAGTTCTTTGGAGGAGACAACCCCTTTGCTG AGTTCTTCGCTGAAGATGGCTCGGATGCAATGGTGGCCTTCGGCGGGCTGCGAGGCTGCGGCGTGGCCAAGCAGGACCCCCCGATCGAGCGGGACCTCTACCTGTCGCTGGAGGACCTCTTCTACGGCTGCACCAAGAAAATTAAGATTTCCCGCAGG GTGATGAACGAGGACGGTTACACATCCACCATCAAGGACAAGATCCTGACCATCGACGTGCATCCGGGCTGGAAGGCGGGCACCAGGATCACCTTCGAGAAGGAAGGAGACCAG GGCCCGAACATCATCCCGGCAGACATTATCTTCATTGTCCGCGAGAAGCTGCACCCCCGGTTTAGGAGGGAGGATGACAACCTGCTCTACGTTGCCAGCATCCCCCTCGGGCAG GCCCTGATCGGCTGCACAGTGAGCGTGAAGACGCTGGACGAACGGCTGCTGAACATTCCCATCAACGACATTGTCCA CCCCAAGTACTTCAAGATCGTGCCGGGCgaagggatgcccctgccccatgacccCACCTGCAAAGGGGACCTCATCATGTGCTTCGATATCTGCTTCCCCCGGCATCTCACCCCAGCCAAGAAGCAGCTCCTGCGGCAGGCGCTCCTGAGCTGA
- the LOC106737190 gene encoding putative mitochondrial transporter UCP3 has translation MVGLKPTDVPPSALVKFLSAGTAACIADLCTFPLDTAKVRLQIQGEAKPVRNMAVVQYKGVFGTLATMVKTEGPSSLYNGLVAGLQRQMSFASIRIGLYDSVKQFYSSKGSDSTGILTRLLAGCTTGAMAVTCAQPTDVVKVRFQAHVTLMDGSKKYNGTVDAYKTIAKEEGVRGLWKGTLPNITRNAIVNCGELVTYDLIKEALIKYHVMTDNFPCHFVAAFGAGFCATVVASPVDVVKTRYMNSARGQYKNALNCMLTMVIKEGPAAFYKGFVPSFLRLGSWNIVMFVSYEQLKRAMVLAQVAWESPF, from the exons ATGGTCGGCTTGAAGCCCACGGATGTCCCTCCATCGGCCCTTGTGAAGTTCCTCAGTGCAGGGACCGCCGCCTGCATCGCTGACCTATGCACCTTCCCACTGGACACGGCCAAAGTCCGGCTGCAG ATCCAAGGCGAGGCCAAGCCAGTGAGGAACATGGCGGTTGTGCAGTACAAGGGTGTCTTTGGCACCTTGGCCACCATGGTGAAGACGGAGGGTCCCAGCAGCCTGTACAATGGGCTGGTGGCCGGGCTGCAGCGTCAGATGAGCTTCGCCTCCATCCGCATCGGGCTGTACGACTCGGTCAAGCAGTTCTACTCCTCCAAGGGCTCTGACA GCACCGGTATCCTGACtcggctgctggctggctgtacCACAGGGGCCATGGCTGTGACTTGTGCCCAGCCCACCGACGTGGTGAAGGTTCGGTTTCAGGCTCACGTGACACTGATGGACGGAAGCAAGAAGTACAACGGGACCGTGGACGCCTACAAGACCATTGCTAAGGAGGAAGGGGTCCGAGGCCTCTGGAAAG GCACGTTACCCAACATCACCCGCAACGCCATCGTGAACTGTGGGGAGCTGGTCACCTACGACCTCATCAAGGAGGCGCTGATCAAGTACCACGTGATGACAG ACAATTTCCCTTGCCACTTTGTGGCTGCCTTCGGCGCTGGATTCTGTGCCACGGTGGTGGCTTCGCCGGTGGACGTGGTGAAGACGAGGTACATGAACTCGGCCCGCGGGCAGTACAAGAACGCCCTAAACTGCATGCTCACCATGGTGATCAAGGAAGGGCCTGCCGCCTTCTACAAGGG GTTTGTGCCCTCGTTCCTGCGCCTGGGCTCCTGGAACATCGTCATGTTCGTGTCCTACGAGCAGCTGAAGCGcgccatggtgctggcccaggTGGCCTGGGAATCCCCATTTTAA
- the LOC102566970 gene encoding dicarboxylate carrier SLC25A8 — MVGFKPTDVPPTAAVKFVGAGTAACIADLITFPLDTAKVRLQIQGETKAAGSMKTVQYKGVFGTIATMVKTEGPRSLYNGLVAGLQRQMSFASVRIGLYDSVKQIYTKGAEHAGIGSRLLAGCTTGAMAVAVAQPTDVVKVRFQAQVRTGSGRRYQGTMDAYKTIAREEGIRGLWKGTSPNVARNAIVNCTELVTYDLIKDLLLRSNLMTDNLPCHFTSAFGAGFCTTLIASPVDVVKTRYMNSPPGQYSSAVSCALTMLRTEGPLACYKGFMPSFLRLGSWNVVMFVTYEQLKRAMMAARGSWEAPF, encoded by the exons ATGGTCGGATTCAAGCCCACTGATGTGCCCCCGACGGCCGCGGTGAAGTTCGTGGGGGCCGGGACGGCGGCCTGCATCGCCGACCTCATCACCTTCCCCCTGGACACGGCCAAAGTCAGGCTGCAG ATCCAAGGCGAGACCAAGGCAGCCGGGAGCATGAAGACTGTCCAGTACAAGGGCGTCTTCGGCACCATAGCCACCATGGTGAAGACAGAGGGTCCCAGGAGCCTGTACAACGGGCTGGTGGCCGGGCTGCAGCGTCAGATGAGCTTCGCCTCTGTCCGCATCGGGCTGTACGACTCGGTCAAGCAGATCTACACCAAGGGCGCAGAGC ATGCTGGCATTGGCAGCAGGCTCCTGGCGGGATGCACCACGGGGGCCATGGCCGTGGCCGTGGCCCAGCCGACGGATGTGGTGAAAGTGCGATTCCAGGCCCAGGTCCGCACGGGGAGCGGCAGGCGGTACCAGGGCACCATGGATGCCTACAAGACCATTGCCAGGGAAGAGGGGATCCGAGGGCTGTGGAaag GGACGTCCCCCAACGTGGCCCGCAACGCCATCGTGAACTGCACTGAGCTGGTGACCTACGACCTGATCAAGGACCTGCTGCTCCGGTCCAACCTCATGACAG ATAACCTCCCGTGCCACTTCACCTCTGCGTTCGGGGCCGGCTTCTGCACCACGCTCATCGCCTCCCCCGTCGACGTCGTGAAGACCCGATACATGAACTCTCCCCCGGGCCAGTACAGCAGCGCCGTGAGCTGCGCCCTCACCATGCTCAGGACGGAGGGGCCGCTGGCCTGTTACAAGGG GTTCATGCCCTCCTTCCTGCGCCTGGGCTCCTGGAACGTGGTGATGTTCGTCACCTACGAGCAGCTGAAGCGTGCCATGATGGCTGCCCGCGGCTCCTGGGAGGCCCCGTTTTGA